CGGCGACGGCACCTGGAGTAAATGCGCCGCAGCAGTGGCGGAGGCACGCGCATCGGTCGCCATGGCATTCGTGGACGGCGGCACGGGCAATGATTTCGCCAAGAACCTCCCCGCCCCGTCGCGCAATCCAGAGGCGATGGCGCGGCTCGTCACCGGCGCGCACACCGTGTGGAACGCCGACATGGGACGCGTGGAACATGAGGGTGGTGGCGACTGGTTCCTGAATGTGGCCGGCTTTGGCTTTGACGTCGCGGTACTCGAAGACATTGTGCGCGGCGGGCGGCTGACTGGGCCGTCGGTGTATATCGTCGCGGCACTGCGGCAGCTCCTCCGCTATCCGGGGCTGACGTTCTCCGACGCCGCACCGGCGCGACGTGCCATGATGCTTGTGCTCTCCAACGGGATGAACTTTGGCGGCGCATTCCGCATTGCGCCCACCGCGCAAATCACCGACGGCCTGCTCGACGCAGTCGAGATTGGCGACATCCGCGGATTGGCACGCATTCCGCTCTTTGCGCGCGCCCTGCGCGGTGCGCACGTGCGGCATCCGCTCGTCCGCAGCACGCGCGCGTCAGAGTTTGCGTTCACCTTTGACCACGCGCCGAGTTACGAAATCGACGGCGAGTGGCGCCAATCCGCGTCGCGCGAGGTGCAGGTGCGGTGCGTGCCGCAGCTGTTGCGCGTCATCTGCGGTTCCCCCCCGCGCCTTGAGGACAAGCACGATCGTTCGGTGAGGACTTAGGGAACCGCCTCAACGGCAAACTCCGCCGAGCGCCATCCGTCTGCACTTGGTACCGCGCTGAGTCGCACCAGCACCAGCCGCCGTCCGCCGCGCCACTCGAGATCCACCACAAACTCGATTTCGGTGCGTTCTCCAGCGGCGACCGCCGCTGAGGGCAAGCGATCGAATCCCGCCGAAAAATCCGTGGCGGTGCGTGACAACCGAATCACCTCGGCGCGTAACGCGGCGTCGCCACCACTGCTGGGCATTGCATTCAGTTCGCTCCACCGATGCTGGTTGAGCTGCGTCACGAACTCGCGCGCGAGGCGGCGCGCGTCAGTCACCGTTGGGAGCGACCGCGCGGCGGGAGCGATCGGCTCCGATGCGCGCGCCACGGGCGCAGGTGCGGCAGCCGGCGGCGTCAACGCGGGCGCCGCGTTCGGTGGCTGGGGCTGCTCTGAGTTCCGCGTCGAGTTTGGGAGCGTTGTGCTGCCGGCGGCACGTCCGTCCGGCGTCGCAGTCACGACTGCACGAGATGGGGACTGATCCACGGGCACTGCATTGCCGGCGCGCAGCCCGCCGGTATCACGTCGCGTATTCGCAATGGGCGCACCCAACTTCCCGGGTCCGTCCGCCACGCCATCGCGCGACGCCGTCGACGCGCTCGCCGCGCCACCTTCGGCGGCACTCACCGGCGAGTCTGCTGGCGC
The genomic region above belongs to Gemmatimonadota bacterium and contains:
- a CDS encoding diacylglycerol kinase family protein; translation: MTRTVVLVNPAAGRGRGARLFPRVSAAFNSVGVSDVRRTRAAGEEHRDVQDALQQGADTLVIVGGDGTWSKCAAAVAEARASVAMAFVDGGTGNDFAKNLPAPSRNPEAMARLVTGAHTVWNADMGRVEHEGGGDWFLNVAGFGFDVAVLEDIVRGGRLTGPSVYIVAALRQLLRYPGLTFSDAAPARRAMMLVLSNGMNFGGAFRIAPTAQITDGLLDAVEIGDIRGLARIPLFARALRGAHVRHPLVRSTRASEFAFTFDHAPSYEIDGEWRQSASREVQVRCVPQLLRVICGSPPRLEDKHDRSVRT